The window GGTCGTCCTTTCCCAAAAGACATTATGCTGTCAGCTGTCCGGCGAGCGAGTAACCGGAACAATTGTGATCCTTGGGAATGGGAAAGAAATCTTGGCGTAGCCTGTGCTCTGTTTAAGGGATATTATGAGCGGCATACAAAGAAGCATAAAAGGAGAACATACATTATGGCATTGGAAAAAGACAGGACAGCACGAGATTATCTGTACGGCAGACTGCTGGCCGTGGCCGAAAAGATCGAAGAGGTGGCTTTATATGTGGGCGGAGAAAACAGACCGACCAGTGCAGCCAGGTTAATGCAGCGTTTTGCAGACCGCCCGTTCTCCACCTGGTTGACTCTTGAGAAAAGTTTACAGCCCTATATGCAGCGATTACAAGGGAACAGAGCAGGCTTTCTGACCAATCGGAAAAAAGAGCTGGATGAAATTCATGCTGCTTTTGCAACAGATGATTTTACCAGCGACAAGGCACTGACCGGTGAATTTCTCTTGGGATACCATTGTCAACGAATGGAACTGCGTAAGAAAGCTGAACAAGAACCTGCTGAAAACAATAACAAGGAAAACTGATTGGAGAGTGACCATGAGCCTGGAAAATAAAATTGATTTTGCCGTTATTTTAAGCGTAAAGCATGCCAATCCCAACGGAGACCCGCTGAACGGCAACCGTCCCAGAGTGGACTATGAAGGATACGGAGAAATCAGCGATGTCTGCCTGAAACGAAAAATTCGAGACCGTTTGCAGGATCAGCAGCAGCCGATCTTTGTCCAGTCGGATGAAAAGAAGATCGATGGCATGCCCAGTCTCAAGGCCAGAGCCGAGTCCGAGGAGTTCGGGTTGGGTAAGGACACCTTGAACAGCAAGAAAACAAGCCCTGATAAGGCAGCGAAGTTAGCCTGTGAAAAATGGTTGGATGTCCGCACCTTTGGTCAACTCTTTGCCTTTAAAGGCAGCGGGAAAGACGGGGTATCCATCCCTATTCGCGGACCGGTCTCCATTCATTCGGCCTTCAGCGTGGAGCCGGTCAGTGTGGCCAGTATCCAGATTACTAAGAGCGTCAGCGGCGAAGGCGATGGCAGCAAAAAAGGTTCAGATACTATGGGCATGAAGCACCGGGTGGACGAGGCAGTCTATGTCACCTACGGCAGTATGAATCCTCAGCTTGCCGAACGTACCGGCTTTAGCAACGATGACGCGGAAACCATTAAATCAGTCCTGCCCAAACTCTTTGAGGGCGATGCCTCTTCGGCCAGACCGGAAGGAAGTATGGCTGTGGAAAAAGTGATTTGGTGGCAGCATAACTGCAAGTCCGGGCAATACTCATCCGCCAAGGTTCACCGTACCCTGGAAGTGCGTCCCGACGGCAGCTTTGATCTTGAGAACCTGGAAGGATTGGAACCGGAGATTATTGAGGGGTTTTAAGTTCTGCCATGCCCGGTTCCCTCCTTACTGGTGCCCAAGCTTTACTTGGGTATCCTGAGTTCCCAAGCCGGAGCTTGGGAACCAGAGGAAAAAATATTCAACCCTTTATTTTGAGTGCTGTAGGGGCGAACCTATGTGTTCGCCCTTTTATGCCGGGCAGACACGCAGGTCTGCCCCTACAGGTCAGCTCCTAAATTGGGGGGAGTATTTTATTGTTGTTTTTTCATTGAAGGATCTGCCATGTCCCACTACCTCCAAAACCTCGATCCCGACCTCCGCGCAGCCCTGCGCACCCAGCTGCGCGACCTCTGGACCCACACCTCCACCGCCCTGGAGGGCAACACCCTCACCTTAGGTGATACTTCTTTTGTTCTGAAGGAGGGCCTGACCGTTGCTGGCAAGCCACTCAAGGACCATCAGGAGGTAGTGGGTCATGCACGGGCTATCGATCTGCTCCACGAGTATCTTCAGCAAGGCGACACGTTCGGCGAAACAGAACTATTCGCTCTGCACAAGGCCGTGCAGACCGAGGCGGTGTTTGATTATTATAAGCCCGTGGGTGCCTGGAAAAACCAACCTAACTCCACTGCCGATACAGTGGATGGCAAGCAGGTGATTTTTGAGTACGCAGCCCCTGCCCAGATCCCGGCCCTGATGGAAAACTGGCTCGCCCTGTATCGGGATCAGATACGGAAAACCGAAGCCGCGCCGAACAACCCGGACATCGCCCTGACCGCCTATGTCCTGCTCCACGCCGCCTTTGTCCGCATCCATCCTTTTGCGGATGGCAACGGACGAATGGCCCGCTTAGTCGCCAACCTGCCCGTGCTCCGGGCTGGCCTGCCACCGATCATTATCCCCAGGGAGCAGCGCAAAGAATATATTGATTCCCTATCAACTTGGCATTTTGCCGCCGGGCAGATCAAGACCGGTGAGGAGCTGCTGCCAGCATCGGATCAACTGAAGCCGTTTACAGAGCTGTGCAGACAGGCCTGGCAGGCATCAATATCGTTGGTGGAGGAAGCGCGGAAGAGGCAGGAGGTGCGGGATTTCGATGTGGAATAATGGAAGATGTTACTGGTGCCCAAGCTCTGCTTGAGTATCTCTGAACAAAGAAGCTCAGCTTCGGAAAATGAAGCTGAGCTTCGGAAAAACAATTCCCAAGCCGGTGCTTGGGAACCTGAGGAACAGAGTCTTTTTACCATAGCGTTTTTACCGGATATTGCTGAATATACCGATCCGAAGTCAGAAGAGTCAAGCCGTTTTCAATAGCCTGGCAGATGAGGATACGGTCAAAGGGGTCTTTATGAATATCCGGAAGCTTAGAAAGATGAAAGCTGTCTTCTTCCGCCAGTTTCAGGGAAGCTATTTTATGGGTCTTTCGTTCTGTCGGAATAAAGGCTTCAGGGGCGGCAGGGATCACCAGCTTGCCGAGATGAAATTTTATACCGATTTCCCAGTTTGTGACACTACTGAGAAAAACAGTGTTTGCAGGATTCTTAAACGCAGACATCGCTTGATCTGACAGTTTTTCAGGCTCCAGTGAAATCCACAGAAAAGAACAGGTATCAAGAAGTATTTTCATTCTTTCTCACCTGTGAAATAGGCCAGAATATCGTCAGGCAACGGCTCCTTCAAGTTATCGGCCAGTTTAAAATCCGGATAGCGTTTTTTCCCCAAGCCGACCGGACGTTCCGTTAATGTCTCCTGTTGTTGAACAGGTATGATCTCTGCAACCGGTTTATTGCGGTTACAGACAATCACGGTTTCCCCGGCAGCGACTCGCGCAATGGTGGCGGAAAAGTGACTTTTCACTTCGCTGATATTAAGTTGCGGCATAACATTCACCCCCTGAAAAAAATAATCTTTATGACTTTATAGTAGACCATAAACCTGACCATGTCAACCAACCGGAGAAAACACCATGTACACGGAAGACGACCTCCTCATGCTGTCCGCGCTCCAGCATCTCCTGTTCTGTCCGCGCCAATGCGCCCTGATCCACCTTGAGCAGGCCTGGACGGAAAATCGCTTCACTGCCGAAGGCCGGGTGCTACACGAGCGGGTCCATACCGCAGCCACGGATTCCCGCTGCACTGTGCGGGTGGAATACGATATGCCGCTCCGCTCTCTGCGCCTGGGCTTGTCTGGCAGGGCGGATATTGTGGAGATGCATCAGCAGGAGGACAGCTCCTGGCTCCCCTTTCCGGTGGAGTATAAACGGGGCCGTCCGAAAAAAGACGATACCGACCGGGTTCAGCTCTGCGCCCAGGCCCTGTGTCTGGAGGAAATGCTGGACTGCACGGTCCCGGAAGGTGCGCTCTATTACGGGCAAAAAAACAGGCGGACACCGGTACAGTTTGATGATCGCCTACGCCGGGTCACTGAAGAGGCTGCGGGCCGCCTCCACGAACTGCTCTCCGGTACCGTCACCCCGGCCCCGGAGTACAGCCGTCGCTGTGAAAGCTGCTCTTTTATTGATACCTGCCTGCCCCGAACTGCCGGGAAGAAAAATCAGGTGCGCAATTATATGACCAGGATGACGCAATCATGAAAAAACATCTGAACACGCTCTTTGTCACCACCCAGGGAGCCTATCTGGCCAAGGAAGGAGAAACCGTAGCTGTGCGCATCGAAGGCAAGGTTAGGTTGCGCCTGCCCGTCCATACCCTGGACGGCATTGTCTGTTTCGGCAATGTAGGGTGCAGCCCCTTTCTCCTCGGCTTCTGCGGAGAACGCAACCTGACTGTGAGTTTTCTGACAGAATACGGCCGCTTTCTGGCACGGGTGCAAGGACCTGTTTCCGGCAATGTGATCCTGCGGCGGGAACAGTACCGTCGGGCCGATGACCTGGATTTTTCCGCCCGCATGGCACGGGCCTTTATCAACGGCAAGGTTGCTAATTGCCGGGCGCTCCTGAACCGGACTGTCCGTGACCACGGAGACAGGCTGGACAGCGAGGCTGTGGGTGATGCGGCAAATCACCTCACCGGCCTGCTCAAATCCCTGGGCCGGGGTCGGCCTCTGGAAGAGGTCCGGGGCACGGAAGGTGACGGAGCCCATGTCTATTTTTCTGTGTTCGATCATCTCATTATCCGCAATAAAGAGGATTTCTTCTTTCACCGGCGTAGCCGCAGACCTCCTCTGGATCGGGTCAACTGCCTGCTTTCTTTTCTTTATACCTTGGTCATGCATGATGTCCGCTCGGCCCTGGAATGCACCGGCCTTGATCCGGCAGTGGGCTTTCTCCATCGGGACCGACCGGGCCGATCCGGTCTGGCCCTGGATATGATGGAGGAATTCCGGCCTCTTGCTGATCGTCTGACCCTTTCCCTGATCAACCGGGGCCAGTTGCAGGCCAAGGATTTTGTGGTCAGTGAGGGCGGCGGGGTACGGATGAAGGATAAAGCCAGAAAAACCCTGCTCACCGCCTATCAGGAGCGAAAACAGGATGTGCTGCTGCATCCATTTCTGGAGGAGAAGATGCCTTTGGGGCTGTTCTTCCACACCCAGGCCCTGTTGCTGGCCCGTTTTCTTCGGGGTGATCTGGACGGGTATC is drawn from Candidatus Electrothrix aestuarii and contains these coding sequences:
- a CDS encoding type II toxin-antitoxin system VapC family toxin is translated as MKILLDTCSFLWISLEPEKLSDQAMSAFKNPANTVFLSSVTNWEIGIKFHLGKLVIPAAPEAFIPTERKTHKIASLKLAEEDSFHLSKLPDIHKDPFDRILICQAIENGLTLLTSDRYIQQYPVKTLW
- the cas1c gene encoding type I-C CRISPR-associated endonuclease Cas1c, with the translated sequence MKKHLNTLFVTTQGAYLAKEGETVAVRIEGKVRLRLPVHTLDGIVCFGNVGCSPFLLGFCGERNLTVSFLTEYGRFLARVQGPVSGNVILRREQYRRADDLDFSARMARAFINGKVANCRALLNRTVRDHGDRLDSEAVGDAANHLTGLLKSLGRGRPLEEVRGTEGDGAHVYFSVFDHLIIRNKEDFFFHRRSRRPPLDRVNCLLSFLYTLVMHDVRSALECTGLDPAVGFLHRDRPGRSGLALDMMEEFRPLADRLTLSLINRGQLQAKDFVVSEGGGVRMKDKARKTLLTAYQERKQDVLLHPFLEEKMPLGLFFHTQALLLARFLRGDLDGYPPMIWR
- the cas7c gene encoding type I-C CRISPR-associated protein Cas7/Csd2 — encoded protein: MSLENKIDFAVILSVKHANPNGDPLNGNRPRVDYEGYGEISDVCLKRKIRDRLQDQQQPIFVQSDEKKIDGMPSLKARAESEEFGLGKDTLNSKKTSPDKAAKLACEKWLDVRTFGQLFAFKGSGKDGVSIPIRGPVSIHSAFSVEPVSVASIQITKSVSGEGDGSKKGSDTMGMKHRVDEAVYVTYGSMNPQLAERTGFSNDDAETIKSVLPKLFEGDASSARPEGSMAVEKVIWWQHNCKSGQYSSAKVHRTLEVRPDGSFDLENLEGLEPEIIEGF
- a CDS encoding type II toxin-antitoxin system prevent-host-death family antitoxin, with amino-acid sequence MPQLNISEVKSHFSATIARVAAGETVIVCNRNKPVAEIIPVQQQETLTERPVGLGKKRYPDFKLADNLKEPLPDDILAYFTGEKE
- a CDS encoding Fic family protein encodes the protein MSHYLQNLDPDLRAALRTQLRDLWTHTSTALEGNTLTLGDTSFVLKEGLTVAGKPLKDHQEVVGHARAIDLLHEYLQQGDTFGETELFALHKAVQTEAVFDYYKPVGAWKNQPNSTADTVDGKQVIFEYAAPAQIPALMENWLALYRDQIRKTEAAPNNPDIALTAYVLLHAAFVRIHPFADGNGRMARLVANLPVLRAGLPPIIIPREQRKEYIDSLSTWHFAAGQIKTGEELLPASDQLKPFTELCRQAWQASISLVEEARKRQEVRDFDVE
- the cas4 gene encoding CRISPR-associated protein Cas4, which translates into the protein MYTEDDLLMLSALQHLLFCPRQCALIHLEQAWTENRFTAEGRVLHERVHTAATDSRCTVRVEYDMPLRSLRLGLSGRADIVEMHQQEDSSWLPFPVEYKRGRPKKDDTDRVQLCAQALCLEEMLDCTVPEGALYYGQKNRRTPVQFDDRLRRVTEEAAGRLHELLSGTVTPAPEYSRRCESCSFIDTCLPRTAGKKNQVRNYMTRMTQS